Genomic window (Gammaproteobacteria bacterium):
TTATCCACAATTCCGGTGGATAAGTCTGTGGACTGCTGGCGCCGACCAGCGCGCGGCCCGCAGCGCAGGCCACTTATGACAAGCTGGCTATTTTTTGTCCTTTGCAATTTTGTTGTTCTCGATCAGTGGCTTGTGCGAGTATTTTGCTTCACGGCGGCCGTTCCTGGCGTAACGACAGGTTTCCCTTGCCTGGTGTGGACAACAGCCGTCTTTTTGCTGCCCTGGCATCGTCAACCCATTGGCGGGACGGCCGTTCTTCCTATGCTATGCGCAATTCCAGCACCATGCCGGCCGGGGCCCTGCTCGGGGCGGGGCCGGATCATCCAGTGAAGGAGAGCGTTCTGACGGAGCGGGCCGCGATGGAGCGCTTCCTGGCGGGCGTGGAGAAGCGCGCGTTCCACATTGCGCGCTTTGCGGTGCGTGATACCGATGATGCGCTCGACATCGTCCAGGACGCCATGCTGCGGCTGGTGCGCGGTTACGCCCGCGCGCCCGAGGCGGAATGGCAGCCGCTGTTCTTTCGCATCCTCAGGAATCGTATCCTCGACCACCAGCGGCGCGGCAGCGTGCGCCGGCGCGTGCTCGCCTGGTTCGGTGGCGATGGCGAGGACGATGAATTCGATCCGGTCGCCGCGGCACCCGGGCCCGCCGGGGACATCCCCGAGGAGCGGGTGGTGCTGGCCGATGCCATGCAGGCCCTCGAGGCCGCGGTGAGCCGCCTGCCGGGCCGGCAGCAGCAGGCGTTCCTGCTGCGCACGATGGAGGGCCTCGATGTCGCCGCCACCGCCCTCGCGATGGGCTGCTCCGAGGGCAGCGTCAAGACACACTACTCGCGGGCCGTGCACAGCCTGCGGGCCGAACTGGGGGACCACTGGCCATGAACCGCGAAGACGAAGTCAGGCAGGCGGAGCGCTTCGAGCGCGCCGCGGGTGGTCTGCTGCGCCAGGGCGCCGAGGAGCTCGATGCCGCCACCCAGTCGCGGCTCAACCGCGCGCGCCAGGTCGCGCTGGAGGAATACGATCGCGCCAGGCGCCGGCTGCCGGGATTCGGCGGCAGCTGGCAGGCCGCGGCGGCGGCAGCGGCCATCGCGGTGGTGGCCGTGGGGCTGTGGACCAGCCGGTCCCTGTCCCCGGGCGCCCCCGGGCTGTCGGCCGGCGTGTCGGCACCGGCCGATATCGTGCACCCGGAGCAGGCGGCCGATCTCGAGGCGGTCTACAGCAGCGACAACCTCGAGCTGATCGAGAACCTCGAGTTCTACGAGTGGCTGGGATCCGGCAATGGCGCCGGGGCCGCCGCGGACACCGACCTGACCAGCTGAACCGACGATCGTGAACCGCGTCCGCCCCATCGCCGTCCTGCTTGCCTGCCTGCTGCTAGGCACCTCGCCGGCATCGCGCGCCGACGGCCCCGGGGTGGCCTGGCAGTCGCTGACGCCGGAACAGCAGCAGCTGCTCGGGCCACTGGCCGAGCGCTGGGATCAGCTGCCCCCGGAGCGGCAGGCCCGGCTCGCCGCCGGTGCCCGGCGCTGGGCCGGCATGACCCCCGAGCAGCGGGCCCGCGCCGGGGACCGCCTGCAGCGCTGGCAGGACCTGACGCCGGAACAGCGGGCCGACATGCGCCAGCAGATGCGCCGCTTCGAGCAGCTCCCGCCGCAGGAGCAGGAGCGGCTGCGCGAGAACTTCGAGCGCTTCCGCAAGCTGCCTCCCGAGGAGCGCCGGGCGTTGCGCCAGCGCTGGGAGCAGATGACGCCGGAGCAGCGGCGGGAGTGGCGCGATGAGCAAAGACGCGGGCGCACAGCGGCACCACCGGCAGGCAAGAAGGCGCCGAAATCCGGCGCCGACAGGTGAGTTGACGGCCCGCGACCAGCGCAGTCGGGCAGGCGGTCAGGGCACCGGGCCTTCAGCTGCCCTTGGACAGCGCCGCTTCCATCTGGGAGAGCAGGGTATCCACGTCGCTATCGTCCTCTTCATCGAGAACGATGGCGCCATCATCGTCCATCTCGAGCTGGAACAGGCCCGGATGCTTGCGCTGGTACTCGTCGA
Coding sequences:
- a CDS encoding RNA polymerase sigma factor, whose product is MPAGALLGAGPDHPVKESVLTERAAMERFLAGVEKRAFHIARFAVRDTDDALDIVQDAMLRLVRGYARAPEAEWQPLFFRILRNRILDHQRRGSVRRRVLAWFGGDGEDDEFDPVAAAPGPAGDIPEERVVLADAMQALEAAVSRLPGRQQQAFLLRTMEGLDVAATALAMGCSEGSVKTHYSRAVHSLRAELGDHWP
- a CDS encoding DUF3106 domain-containing protein, giving the protein MNRVRPIAVLLACLLLGTSPASRADGPGVAWQSLTPEQQQLLGPLAERWDQLPPERQARLAAGARRWAGMTPEQRARAGDRLQRWQDLTPEQRADMRQQMRRFEQLPPQEQERLRENFERFRKLPPEERRALRQRWEQMTPEQRREWRDEQRRGRTAAPPAGKKAPKSGADR